One Nicotiana tabacum cultivar K326 chromosome 23, ASM71507v2, whole genome shotgun sequence genomic window, AATCAAACCCTCAGTAATCTGGGAAGGGTAAACATCAGCACGATCATAGGAGGTGATAGAAGTAACTTGATTTCTAATTGATTCACGATCAGTAGTGAAAGAAAATTCTGCAGGAATAATTTCATCAACAGTTGGTTCTCGAATAGGTTCACTCGAATCCTTATTTCTGGCAGAAGATCTATGAGTTGAAGAAGCCCTAGTTATAAAAGAAGAAGGGGTAGCAACGTTAGTTTGAGAAGTAGAACCACGATTGGATATAGATCCTAAACTGCGTAATCTATAACCTCTTCTACTCCTAACAGGAGCAGTTGAAAAGGGAAGTTCATCTACAATTACTATTTTGCGAGGATCGGGGTTTGATGAAGACATGGTTATATGAGAAAATAATGTGTgctgaagaacaaaaatgattaaaGAAGAAGAACGCTATAGATTGAAGGTTTTGTGAAACTAAAATTGAATGATGCAGCCACAAGAAAGCCTTTAAAATCGATGAAGAATCGTAGACCCAATCGACGAAGGCCACATAGCACatacattaaatggaagtgacatacGAAGCGATGGTTCTGAAGAAGATGCAATGAAGTATGGGAAACAACGACAAAACATTCCCGCCATAAATATGTGCCACTTCCCAAATATACCATTGCAGAATATTCagcaagtggggggactatctgtattgataaaaaataagtatTACACCTGAAATAATATGAAGATGACAGGGTAAGATACGTGGATTACTAAGAAGATGACAACTGGAGTATCGCATTAAAAGAGTCACAATTTACAACAGGCACGAGCAAATCACTCACGAGACGAACATGTACGGTTGTCCGAGCCTAAATTATTCAGTAAAGAGACACAGGCAGGATGAATCAAGACAGTAaagagggaagattcatgaaccTCAAATTAAAGTGGAAGAAGAATCGAAACAGTTACAGAATCTTCATGAACACTTACGGTTGCCAATTATAACGTTttcattaatgtcattaatgctcataatgattCTGTCATAAAAGGGAAGAAACGTTATATTTGTAAATTCCTATATACGGGAAGGGAATTTCACTTGTAAAGACATGTTCTGATAAACATTGGAATATAATTACTTTCTTGTGCTTTCTACTGATTACTTTGCCATAATTGATTAcgatttcttttcttattttttgagagaatattgaatttcttgattatcagtaacccgagtatTTCTAAAAATATGCTTTGACTGAGAATCTAATTCTTTGGTTAAACAGAGGGTGCTCACCATTAGAGCAACCCACCAGTATAATTAGTCGTCGAATAATTTTCTTATTATAGGAGATTTGGTGTGTTTTATTATTACTAACAAATAAGTATAGAGAAGGGAAATAAACCTAGCTGGTTACACTAGTCAATTATATTACTAAAGATGGTATAACTAGTAAACCAGAGAACTAGTGGGAGGTTGGGGTTCGTTAGATGCTCTTCTTTTTCTGTGTAAGTTATAGAATAAAACTTCCCTATAACGTGTGTAAGCATTCactagaaagtttttttttttttcctttcaaaaatacGTTTAAGAAGTGATTGAAAACGTTTTGCACATAAAGTTATTTCTTCTAGTCACAAAACACTCATAAATCTTTTGtattatatactccctccgtttcaatttatgtaaacATGTTTGACTGGActcgaagtttaagaaaaaatgaagacttttgaaatttgtggtcctaaacaaatcaaaaaggggtccagagtatttgtgtggttataaaaacttctcattaagggtagaattgtaagtttaagctaaattgttttcaaatttagaaaatgggtcattctttttggaacggacaaaaaagaaaataggttcacataaacttgaacggagggagtattaattatgatatctttcttcttctctttttttaaaaatgatttttccaacttttttTCCCCCAGAAATTGTCCAAACTGCTTAGCCTTCTGAGTTCTGACTTTTCTTACCTGTCTTATAGAAAGAGGAGAGATCTTAAAGGTAGGCTATATCTTCTAAGTTCTAAAAAAGCCTATGCATAAGTGAAACACTGAAGCGTAAAATTCTTGACTTGACAGTGATGCATGTTCTCTCCCTCACTTTTTACAACGTAACAAACTTGACATTGAGCTATTAATTCAAACATTAACAAATAACTGGGGAATACGATCGAGGAGGTTTTGTATTATGAAAACGAGCAGCAAAAAGAATTAAATGATTAGGGCAAAATTTATATATAGGAGGTTTATGTAAATTCTTCTTATAAAGTTTGTCTCTTTACATTAAAAAAATGAACACAAGATATGTCTTTTCGTGCAAATATTTCTCACTACATTATATGCATGGTTATGTGATATGTATTCTCAATCTAATAATTTTTAAGGTATAATTTTtaatttggtataaatatgaaaaataaataaatatgtacCATGCTATTACAGATCCTCAGACCCAGTGAAACAAAAAAGGAATGGGTAAAAACTTCAAGCACAAGTAACGGTTGAGGGAGAGAAATACCCTCCTCATTATTAGGATTTTGTTACTATTCTTAAGCTTACCTTAACTGCACTACTCGCAGTTACTTCCCTAAGTAAATCTTGGGGGAAACTTTTAGGTGGCATTTGGACAGATCTTGCaagtgtttttttcttttttagaaatgtgtttatagaaaaaatacctttttttttttttttttgtgtgtggaaGTGAATTGTATTGGATGGATAAGAGTTTTTTGGTGCAGTTGGTGAGGTTAGGAGTTAGAGAGGAATAGTCGAGTAAGCTCATAggggaaaaacaaaagaaaaaatattatgtTTTTGATGAAAGTATTTCCcaagaataattttaaataaaatcaatCCACCGCGTTATAAAACTCCAGTTTCTTTTTGTACGTAGTTTATCAAAAGGTCAGTATGCATCATATTAACAAAATACTACGATTTTTTTTAACAAAGTACATCAACAATATAAACAAATACGATGATATAAAGTAggaaatttttaaaattatgagaaCAGGTGTAAGATGAAATGACTAATCGAAAGCTGAAAGTTATTGAACTAAGAATAGGGAGAGAAAATGAGGCCAAATTTTATGGTTAAAAACAATTTATGAAAAAAGAGGATCGGAGTGATAATGTTAAAATTCTGTGGCCTATTGTGGGAGGTCAGTTTGATTGATTTTGTTTTTGACTCAAAAAAATTTTGGTTCTACAAATGCTTTGTCTTGTACCAGAAAACAACCTAGTAATTTGGACCAAAAATGGATGTCAGCCCCAAAAGCTGTCTACAGATATTCAACAACAAAAGGAAATCATATTCCACACTCAATATCTCATTATCTCAAGTATTCTAGTTTCATTATTTCTTCTCATAATCATTCAATTTCTAGCTCTGTAGGTTCTTTTTTTATTTGTCGCAAATGGCTAGGTTTTTCTTGGTGCACGTTTTCTTTTTCCCCTAATTAATCTTAACAATGACACGAAGTTGAAAACTCATCAACTTTCTTTTACTTAACAAATTACCTTTTTTATTTAAAGAATTAGCCTCTTAGGTTTCAAATCTGAATATTTAAGtggattattttattaatatcTCAAAAGCTAATATAAATAAGTAGAACCAAACTGTATCTTATTACTCCTAAAATGAAGGGAAAGACACGCCTCCATTTACCCCGTGAGTAAAATATGAACTGATCAAGGCAAGAAAACTTATTAACTAGCGAAATATATTTGTTCAAGAGTTCTTGAGCATCCAAAAACTGTTTTGGAGAAAACAGTTACTCATATTTAGTGTTTATATTTATTATCAATTTAATAAATACATAGTGTGTCcttataaattaaattattatcaATAGGAATAAATCATACTAGCTAGCAGTTAAACTAATACATAATTTTACCtcaatttatcttttaaccatgATAAATTAATAAGGTTTAGTGTAGGAAATTTTTTACCAGTTTTGCATCCTAAATTTTAGTAATGATTTACCGAGTGGTTTTAGACGGTTGAGAGAGCCCCTAATAACTCTCCACATAATTAGAGGGATCGGTTAACATTCCCTAAAACTTATCCTCCATTAACTCTACCAGTAACTGCCCATTCCGCCGTCACCTATTAATTAATTAGTGCTATTATTACTGTTATTATTATTAGTTTGTCAACCTCAAGTAAAAAAACAAAATCTTCTTTAATTTGTTAAGGTCTACTGTTGTTCAACAAGTGAGAAAAAACAGCAGAGATTCATCAGATACAGACAGTATCTTCCTCATCTCAATAAGGTAACTATCCTTtaactaatttttcttttttctactaTTTCTTACCATTAACCAGTAACCACGTCATGTTCTTGCACTTTAATTAAGCTGCTACTCTTACACTCATAGTCTCATACTAGCTTCAATCTGTTCTTTTGGATACTAAACATAAGCTCTTTTTGTTTAAAGGGTACTGTTGTTAATGGCTAGTCTTAGCTACTATTCCAACTCCAACTCCAACTCCAACTTGGAACCAAATATGCAACAACTCAACGACTTTCTTTTTGATTTCAACTATGACCATAGCTTTCCTAAACCAGAGACTTGCTATTTCGATCCATTTTTTGACTCCAACCCAGCAGTGGAACCAAATTATAGCTCTTGTTTCGTGCCAGAAATCCAAGAATACTCTGATTTTCAGATGAGCAATCCAAAACGGCAAAAAGTCTTTCAATTCGACAACTGCCATCATCAAGATATAATAACTCAGGGTAATTTGTCCAATGGGCAAATCTATCAAGATTTCTCTTCGTTTTCATTTCCAGAAAATATTCCTACGCCACAGCTGGAGTACTTTCCGAGTCCGCCTATTTTTAGCAGCAGTTCTCATGATCAGGTGGTTGAGAAGAATGAGAAGAAGATGTCTGCACAGAGCATAGCGGCGAGACAAAGGAGAAAGAAGATTACTGAGAAAACGCAAGAATTAGGGAAGCTGATACCTGGGGGAC contains:
- the LOC107767645 gene encoding transcription factor bHLH53-like, with product MASLSYYSNSNSNSNLEPNMQQLNDFLFDFNYDHSFPKPETCYFDPFFDSNPAVEPNYSSCFVPEIQEYSDFQMSNPKRQKVFQFDNCHHQDIITQGNLSNGQIYQDFSSFSFPENIPTPQLEYFPSPPIFSSSSHDQVVEKNEKKMSAQSIAARQRRKKITEKTQELGKLIPGGHRMNTAEMLQATFKYVKFLQAQVGLLEFMGSHQENGKSYETPDLQKLVGSSLIQEKLYSSDNCLVPKVFLEELDKNHEFQHSQGLDQVKKLIR